A stretch of the Aminipila terrae genome encodes the following:
- a CDS encoding response regulator transcription factor gives MRVLVIEDDKSIAELERDYLEINGYECHIASDGETGLTMALNNEYALIILDIMLPGIDGFELCAKFREQRDTPVIILSAKKEDIDKVRGLGLGADDYMIKPFSPNELMARVKSHIARYDRLTGSGGSKAGQNRTLKVRGLEIDKDSRRVFVNGEEKIMPAKEYDLLLFLAENPNRVFSKEHIFDRIWGMDAIGDVSTVTVHIRRLREKIELDMDNLQYIETVWGVGYRFKG, from the coding sequence ATGAGAGTTTTAGTAATAGAAGATGACAAGAGCATAGCAGAACTTGAACGTGATTATCTTGAGATAAATGGGTATGAGTGCCATATAGCTTCAGATGGTGAAACGGGCCTTACCATGGCATTAAACAATGAATATGCGTTGATTATTCTGGATATAATGCTTCCCGGTATTGATGGTTTTGAGCTTTGTGCAAAGTTCAGAGAACAAAGAGATACTCCGGTGATAATCTTATCCGCAAAGAAAGAAGATATTGATAAGGTAAGAGGTCTTGGACTGGGGGCCGATGATTATATGATTAAACCTTTCAGCCCTAATGAGCTGATGGCCAGAGTAAAAAGCCACATTGCAAGATATGACAGACTGACGGGAAGTGGCGGCAGTAAAGCCGGGCAAAACAGAACGTTAAAAGTAAGAGGACTTGAAATCGACAAAGACAGCCGTAGAGTATTTGTCAATGGGGAAGAAAAGATAATGCCTGCTAAGGAGTATGATTTATTATTATTTTTAGCAGAAAATCCTAATAGGGTCTTTTCAAAAGAGCATATTTTTGATAGAATTTGGGGCATGGATGCCATTGGAGATGTTTCTACAGTAACAGTGCACATCCGGAGATTAAGAGAGAAAATAGAACTGGACATGGACAACCTTCAATATATTGAGACTGTCTGGGGGGTAGGCTACAGATTTAAAGGATAG
- a CDS encoding polysaccharide deacetylase family protein, with product MKSRKIAAIIFSLILVLAWGNVCYAGEPAKITDEEHLYVPILMYHHFVEEKPLNGRMDATITKDKLQEDMRYLEENEYTPLLPQDLKAITEGRMKMPEKPVIITFDDGYESAYTVAYPILKETGMKATVFVIVGSVENPRKNEIKKLNWAEMKEMYDSGVFDIQSHSYNLHNQNLKGQYMRFLVNGIQRGLIECRAQYDMRVEEDIVKSIDTIEENVGNKVICYSYPYGAYEEWGKDLLRKNGILFGFGTTYGAGDFKGNLYYLNRFSVGMDTDLSKILN from the coding sequence ATGAAATCTAGAAAAATAGCTGCAATTATATTTAGTTTAATTTTGGTTTTAGCCTGGGGCAATGTGTGCTATGCAGGTGAACCAGCAAAAATTACGGATGAAGAGCACTTATATGTTCCCATTTTAATGTACCATCACTTTGTGGAGGAAAAACCACTAAATGGTCGTATGGATGCTACCATTACAAAAGATAAGCTGCAAGAAGATATGAGATATCTGGAAGAAAATGAATATACTCCACTACTTCCGCAGGACTTAAAGGCTATCACCGAAGGCAGGATGAAAATGCCGGAAAAACCTGTTATTATCACTTTTGATGATGGATACGAATCTGCATATACTGTAGCCTATCCAATACTGAAGGAAACAGGAATGAAGGCCACTGTATTTGTCATTGTTGGAAGTGTTGAAAATCCCAGAAAAAATGAAATTAAAAAATTAAATTGGGCTGAGATGAAAGAAATGTATGATAGTGGTGTTTTTGATATCCAAAGCCATTCATACAATTTACATAATCAGAACTTAAAAGGCCAATATATGAGATTTTTGGTCAATGGCATACAAAGAGGGCTGATTGAATGCCGTGCACAGTACGATATGCGTGTAGAGGAGGATATAGTTAAAAGTATTGATACTATTGAAGAGAACGTAGGAAATAAAGTAATCTGCTATTCCTATCCTTATGGAGCCTATGAAGAATGGGGAAAGGACCTTCTCAGGAAAAATGGGATTCTGTTTGGCTTTGGTACTACATACGGAGCAGGAGATTTTAAAGGAAACCTGTATTATCTGAATCGATTTTCAGTAGGGATGGATACTGACTTAAGCAAAATACTTAATTAA
- a CDS encoding ABC transporter permease subunit, with the protein MTIFIASLKNELMKIFTRKKFFVLLIIEIIICILCGGVNYLIGKASAGAVSTSLMLSNMPMNMLSFFIQIYIPLMIFMASCDLFASEMQDGTIRASFMRPVSRFKLFASKVTGITIMAVIYLAVLFVLTTIIRFIGGAGNASATGILESFFAYFLDIFPLIVLVLFAAMLNQFLHSPSLSIVICVIIYIGLYILGIIVPQASGLLFTGYAQWHNLWLGVTLPFVSMLSKIGLLLGYGLIFGCIGYYLFERKEV; encoded by the coding sequence GTGACAATATTTATTGCAAGTTTAAAAAATGAGTTAATGAAAATCTTTACAAGAAAGAAATTTTTTGTATTACTAATCATAGAAATAATTATTTGTATTTTATGTGGAGGGGTAAATTATCTGATTGGTAAAGCCTCAGCAGGGGCTGTTTCTACCTCTTTAATGCTATCTAATATGCCCATGAACATGCTGTCATTTTTTATTCAGATATATATACCTCTTATGATATTTATGGCTTCTTGTGATTTGTTTGCCTCTGAAATGCAGGATGGAACCATAAGGGCATCTTTTATGAGGCCTGTCAGCCGGTTTAAATTGTTTGCTTCAAAAGTCACAGGAATTACTATCATGGCAGTAATTTATTTAGCAGTATTATTTGTATTGACTACGATTATTAGATTTATTGGTGGCGCTGGAAATGCATCGGCAACAGGTATTTTGGAGAGCTTTTTTGCGTATTTTCTGGATATTTTCCCGCTGATTGTTCTGGTTTTATTTGCCGCCATGTTGAATCAATTTTTGCATAGCCCATCGCTTTCTATTGTAATATGCGTTATAATATATATTGGTTTATATATTTTAGGGATTATAGTACCACAGGCAAGCGGCCTTTTGTTTACGGGATATGCACAGTGGCACAACTTATGGCTGGGAGTGACTCTTCCATTTGTCTCCATGCTTTCCAAGATAGGATTACTTTTGGGATATGGATTGATTTTTGGATGCATAGGTTATTACTTATTTGAAAGAAAAGAAGTGTAA
- the infC gene encoding translation initiation factor IF-3, whose protein sequence is MRINNEINDKEIRLIDEDGTMLGIVPVPAALELAFEKDLDLVEISPNAVPPVCKIVDYNKTMYEKAKKEKEAKKAQKVVIIKEVRLSAKIDEHDLEVKSKSAYKFLSEGSKVKASIRFKGRQQKYTTDGLDVLLKFADLIKEVGTVEKAAALDGRTMTMIISPKKQDTV, encoded by the coding sequence ATGCGTATAAACAATGAAATAAATGATAAAGAAATCAGACTTATTGATGAGGATGGTACTATGCTAGGAATTGTACCCGTCCCGGCGGCATTAGAATTAGCTTTTGAAAAGGATCTGGATTTGGTGGAAATCTCTCCAAATGCTGTTCCGCCCGTATGCAAAATAGTTGACTACAATAAAACTATGTATGAAAAGGCTAAAAAAGAGAAAGAAGCCAAGAAGGCTCAAAAAGTGGTTATCATTAAAGAGGTAAGACTTTCTGCAAAAATTGATGAACATGATTTAGAGGTGAAAAGTAAAAGTGCTTATAAATTTCTATCAGAGGGCAGTAAGGTAAAAGCTAGTATTCGATTTAAGGGTAGGCAGCAGAAATATACAACGGATGGATTAGATGTGCTTTTAAAATTTGCTGATTTAATAAAAGAAGTTGGAACTGTTGAGAAGGCAGCTGCCCTTGATGGCAGAACTATGACTATGATTATAAGTCCTAAGAAGCAGGACACTGTTTAG
- a CDS encoding acyl-CoA thioesterase yields the protein MKNRQIIMSQVMLPNQANVAGNVHGGEIMKFMDTTAGAVATKYSKSNCVTARVDELEFHLPIFVGALVTCTATVVYVGNTSMEVFVNVEVEDLESTSGPQKALSAYFTMVAMGRNGKPQVVPEYIPETEEEIKEHEAAKVRIEEHKTKK from the coding sequence ATGAAAAACAGACAGATTATTATGAGCCAGGTAATGCTTCCAAATCAGGCTAATGTGGCAGGAAATGTACATGGCGGTGAAATAATGAAGTTTATGGATACAACAGCTGGAGCTGTAGCAACAAAATATTCCAAAAGCAATTGTGTTACAGCCAGAGTAGATGAACTGGAATTTCATCTTCCAATATTTGTAGGGGCACTGGTTACCTGCACAGCAACCGTAGTATATGTGGGAAATACTTCAATGGAGGTATTTGTAAATGTTGAAGTAGAGGACTTAGAATCAACCAGTGGTCCGCAGAAGGCATTATCTGCATATTTTACTATGGTGGCAATGGGCAGAAATGGAAAACCTCAGGTGGTTCCGGAATATATACCAGAAACAGAAGAAGAAATAAAAGAACATGAAGCAGCTAAAGTCAGAATTGAAGAACATAAGACAAAAAAATGA
- a CDS encoding ABC transporter ATP-binding protein: MEKILEVNQLTKLYKNGRGVKNICFSIEKGDVVGLLGPNGSGKTTIMKTIMGLTHGSENSVTVFGNDVEMDVETTLKKVGGLIERPAIFENLSARDNLKMMARYYPAVDDARIQHVMEVVRISQYQKEKCGKFSLGMKQRLGLALAILSDPELVILDEPTNGLDIEGTVEIREIIKKMAAEKGTSFLIASHLAPEIEKTCNKVAIVHDGELLSFETMEEALRLNPTLEDYFLSKVKDKRGSVVI; the protein is encoded by the coding sequence ATGGAAAAAATACTTGAGGTTAACCAGCTTACTAAATTATATAAAAATGGAAGAGGAGTTAAAAATATATGTTTTTCAATTGAAAAAGGCGATGTTGTAGGACTACTGGGACCAAACGGATCAGGAAAAACTACGATTATGAAAACCATTATGGGACTGACTCATGGAAGTGAGAACAGCGTTACCGTATTTGGAAATGATGTGGAAATGGATGTAGAAACAACATTGAAAAAAGTTGGGGGATTAATTGAAAGACCGGCTATTTTTGAAAATCTATCAGCCAGAGATAATTTAAAGATGATGGCCAGATATTATCCAGCTGTAGACGATGCCAGAATACAGCATGTAATGGAGGTTGTCAGAATCAGTCAGTATCAGAAAGAAAAATGCGGAAAATTTTCCTTGGGTATGAAACAGAGACTGGGGCTGGCTCTGGCTATTTTATCAGATCCGGAACTGGTCATACTGGATGAGCCAACCAATGGACTGGATATTGAAGGGACGGTAGAAATAAGAGAGATTATAAAGAAGATGGCGGCAGAAAAGGGAACCTCTTTTTTAATTGCCAGCCACCTTGCACCCGAAATTGAGAAAACCTGCAATAAAGTAGCTATTGTTCATGATGGTGAATTGTTATCCTTTGAAACAATGGAAGAAGCATTGCGGTTAAATCCTACTCTGGAAGATTATTTCTTATCTAAAGTAAAGGATAAGAGAGGCTCCGTAGTGATTTAA
- a CDS encoding stalk domain-containing protein has translation MKNVRIVLIVLAVMLNLSLVVTASAATDEGQNNHYIKMDINGKLIGFSPETGYPYLDENKRTLVPLRAAMEAYGCDVSWDEPRNTAVVKKDGVTVEVPVGQNYIKKDEFENFIDTKAVLQNNRVYLPIRAVAEAFGAEVSWNQATETVIIISPDNSDTQLSVHFIDVGHGDSVLIDYGTYEVLIDGGTTSSGAVVSDYIRPYVDGNLDLLIATHGHQDHVGGLPRIFQDYQVDRVIENDSYVDTPEWYAYKKALESEPDCIVSKSADEIIPLGEGISLKIIKAMASGQPLENNNSVVALLTYNNVSALFTGDSQSEEEAAIAQKVGKVDVFKGAHHGSYNANSSVLLDVIKPQYVVISAGKGVNYTHPHAAALKRMFNVGATVYGTFISGSIIMKTDGTSYSFQTAEKPLIPLKITDAGTYQRNIR, from the coding sequence ATGAAGAACGTGAGAATAGTATTAATCGTTTTAGCAGTAATGCTGAATCTTTCTTTAGTGGTAACTGCCAGTGCAGCTACGGATGAAGGACAAAATAACCATTACATAAAAATGGATATAAACGGAAAACTTATTGGATTTAGCCCGGAAACAGGATATCCTTATTTAGATGAAAACAAAAGGACACTGGTACCCCTAAGGGCAGCTATGGAAGCCTATGGATGTGATGTGAGCTGGGATGAGCCAAGGAATACAGCCGTTGTTAAAAAAGATGGTGTGACCGTTGAGGTCCCAGTGGGCCAAAACTATATAAAAAAGGATGAATTTGAGAATTTCATTGATACAAAAGCCGTACTGCAAAACAACAGAGTATACCTGCCCATAAGGGCTGTAGCCGAAGCCTTTGGAGCAGAGGTAAGCTGGAATCAGGCAACAGAGACCGTTATTATCATCTCCCCGGATAACAGTGACACGCAGCTGTCCGTTCATTTTATTGATGTAGGACATGGGGATTCGGTTCTGATTGACTATGGAACTTATGAGGTGCTCATTGATGGAGGTACAACCAGCAGTGGCGCAGTGGTTTCAGATTACATCAGACCCTATGTGGATGGCAATCTAGACTTACTCATAGCTACCCACGGTCATCAGGATCATGTGGGGGGACTCCCCAGAATATTTCAGGATTATCAGGTAGACAGAGTGATTGAAAATGATAGTTATGTGGACACACCAGAGTGGTATGCGTATAAGAAGGCCTTAGAAAGTGAGCCTGACTGTATAGTCAGCAAAAGTGCCGACGAAATCATACCCTTAGGAGAGGGCATCTCTCTAAAAATTATTAAAGCCATGGCATCAGGGCAGCCTTTAGAAAATAATAACAGCGTAGTGGCATTGCTGACCTATAATAATGTGTCCGCACTGTTTACTGGTGACAGTCAGTCAGAGGAAGAAGCAGCAATTGCACAGAAAGTTGGAAAAGTAGATGTTTTCAAAGGGGCACATCACGGATCATACAATGCCAATAGCAGTGTTTTATTAGATGTTATAAAACCCCAGTATGTAGTAATTTCAGCAGGAAAGGGAGTAAATTATACCCATCCTCATGCGGCTGCTCTGAAGCGGATGTTTAATGTGGGAGCAACCGTATATGGAACTTTTATATCCGGTTCTATTATTATGAAAACTGATGGTACTTCGTATAGTTTCCAAACTGCAGAAAAACCATTGATTCCATTGAAGATAACAGATGCAGGAACCTATCAGAGGAATATTCGATGA
- a CDS encoding cation diffusion facilitator family transporter has translation MNSKLHLEKRILKISMAGSILFMLAEGVMAYITRSNSILMDCLFDTADLIMIGPFLLLIPLLYKPVTEKRPYGYSQVESLFVIIKCSILVVITAQLVFYSVHIILRGGNHVNAGIIAVFEMTLSAACIVIYAILNHYNNIFSSPSIKADLYMWRMDIISSLGVGLAFIAQSIMEETKLDWLIPYVDPLVAIIMAIAFLIEPVRMIIGGIKNLILFAPNAEIMDLIRNVTNKHLENYPYTVSFLDVIQTGRKAWVEVYIKAESDQISISQLKKAHDEIKKELKQNFDQIYVELIPESFD, from the coding sequence GTGAACAGTAAGCTTCACCTTGAAAAGCGTATTTTAAAAATATCTATGGCGGGCAGTATTCTGTTTATGCTGGCAGAAGGGGTAATGGCATATATTACCCGGTCTAATTCAATCCTGATGGACTGTCTGTTTGATACAGCAGACCTGATTATGATAGGACCTTTTTTACTGCTGATACCCTTATTATATAAACCGGTTACAGAAAAACGCCCCTATGGATATTCTCAGGTAGAATCTCTTTTTGTAATAATTAAGTGCAGCATTCTGGTTGTCATAACAGCACAATTGGTTTTCTACAGTGTTCATATTATATTAAGGGGCGGGAATCATGTAAATGCAGGAATTATTGCAGTATTTGAAATGACTTTGTCTGCAGCATGTATCGTAATATATGCTATTTTAAACCATTACAATAATATCTTTTCTTCACCTTCCATTAAAGCGGATCTTTATATGTGGAGAATGGATATCATAAGCAGCCTTGGGGTGGGTTTGGCTTTTATTGCACAAAGCATTATGGAAGAAACAAAACTGGACTGGCTGATTCCGTATGTTGACCCATTAGTTGCAATCATAATGGCAATTGCTTTTCTAATCGAACCGGTTAGAATGATTATCGGAGGTATCAAAAACCTGATACTTTTTGCACCAAATGCTGAAATAATGGACTTAATCAGGAATGTAACCAACAAACACCTGGAGAATTACCCTTATACGGTAAGCTTTCTTGATGTAATTCAGACGGGAAGGAAAGCCTGGGTAGAAGTTTATATTAAAGCTGAAAGTGATCAGATAAGTATAAGCCAGCTGAAAAAGGCCCACGACGAAATAAAAAAAGAACTGAAGCAAAATTTCGATCAAATATATGTAGAGTTAATACCGGAAAGTTTTGATTAG
- the larC gene encoding nickel pincer cofactor biosynthesis protein LarC, protein MSEILYLECYSGISGDMTVGALLDLGADCKVLEKTLQSINLEGYHLHFGRTRKCGIDAYDFDVHLAHEGLHEHVKEHEHEHSSNHHHAHVHRNIKDIYNIIESMQASERVKALSKRMFDIVAEAEAKAHGILIEEVHFHEVGAIDSIVDIISVAVCIENLGIDQVILSTLWDGQGFVKCQHGVIPVPVPATVNIAQKYALKLKLTDNEGEMVTPTGAAIAAALNSGKQLPENYLIKRIGLGAGKKDLKNANILRAMIIEDSIENCKNTEPNEEPDELWKLETNIDDCTGEAMGFTLERLLEAGANDAWYTPVYMKKNRPAYMLQVLCSEEQIEQMQDIIFSHTTTVGIRRNKVQRTVLERELKHLKMPYGDVTVKVCQHKEHIYFYPEYEDVKKICVDHHKKYKEVYQEIIEFCKYSGNL, encoded by the coding sequence ATGAGTGAAATATTATATCTGGAGTGTTATTCTGGTATAAGCGGGGATATGACAGTAGGAGCGCTGTTGGATCTGGGAGCAGACTGTAAAGTACTTGAAAAAACTCTTCAAAGTATAAACTTGGAAGGATATCATCTGCACTTTGGAAGAACCAGGAAATGTGGAATTGATGCATACGATTTTGATGTTCATTTAGCCCACGAAGGGCTACATGAACACGTAAAAGAGCATGAACATGAACATAGTTCAAATCACCATCACGCTCATGTTCACAGAAATATAAAGGATATCTATAATATAATAGAAAGCATGCAGGCAAGTGAAAGAGTAAAAGCATTATCCAAAAGAATGTTTGATATTGTAGCAGAGGCTGAAGCAAAAGCTCATGGTATTTTAATTGAAGAAGTGCATTTTCATGAAGTGGGGGCCATTGATTCTATTGTGGACATCATTAGCGTGGCAGTGTGCATTGAGAATCTGGGAATAGATCAGGTAATCCTGTCAACTTTATGGGATGGTCAGGGTTTTGTTAAATGCCAGCATGGAGTCATTCCTGTGCCAGTACCTGCAACTGTAAATATTGCTCAAAAGTATGCTCTTAAATTAAAATTGACAGATAATGAAGGAGAGATGGTTACTCCTACAGGAGCAGCTATTGCAGCAGCGTTAAACAGTGGTAAACAGCTTCCTGAAAATTATTTAATAAAGAGAATCGGTCTTGGCGCAGGAAAGAAAGATTTAAAAAATGCAAACATTCTCAGAGCCATGATAATTGAAGACTCCATTGAAAATTGTAAAAACACTGAACCCAATGAAGAACCGGATGAATTGTGGAAACTGGAAACCAACATTGATGACTGCACTGGAGAAGCCATGGGATTTACTTTGGAACGTTTACTGGAAGCTGGTGCAAATGATGCCTGGTATACTCCTGTTTATATGAAGAAAAACAGACCGGCTTATATGCTGCAGGTTTTATGCAGTGAGGAACAGATTGAGCAGATGCAGGATATTATTTTTTCACATACAACAACTGTAGGGATTCGTAGAAACAAAGTTCAGAGAACTGTTCTCGAACGAGAATTGAAGCACTTGAAAATGCCTTATGGGGATGTGACTGTAAAAGTATGCCAGCATAAAGAACATATTTATTTTTATCCAGAGTATGAAGATGTGAAGAAAATCTGCGTAGACCACCATAAAAAATATAAGGAAGTATATCAGGAAATAATTGAATTTTGCAAGTATAGTGGAAATCTCTGA
- a CDS encoding sensor histidine kinase has product MKSLRGRFIKTTILMAIISTALVVFVTLLLLFVFSVCEPYGFERIWIGINSMKAESHGDGHYFMGYIVLWAILAVGMVLLTCTFLSAKLSRDMLKAIKELRQAAENIKEGNLNFEVMACKDQELNDLCNSFDEIRKQLKANAEKELRSKEERNMLMANLSHDMRTPITTIKGYLEGIKDGVANSPEKLDKYLDTIYSKAIVLQKLVDNMAEYSELELGKMQYAFEFVNITELLNSLGEDYKTEVQEQGLEMKVSILSEELTVVGDKSKLKRVFDNLVSNAIKYNKEEGTISISMEKERNGALICISDTGKGIKEKDINKVFDGFYRGDAARSNIKGNGLGLGISKQIIESHHGKIWIKSEENVGTEVFIYLPLRSY; this is encoded by the coding sequence ATGAAATCTTTAAGAGGTCGTTTTATAAAAACAACTATATTAATGGCAATAATTTCAACAGCATTGGTAGTTTTTGTTACCTTGCTGTTGTTATTTGTTTTTTCAGTCTGCGAGCCTTATGGTTTTGAACGTATCTGGATTGGAATCAATAGTATGAAGGCGGAAAGCCATGGGGACGGACACTATTTTATGGGATATATTGTTTTATGGGCAATACTTGCCGTGGGAATGGTTTTATTGACTTGTACGTTCCTAAGTGCAAAACTGTCAAGAGATATGCTTAAGGCTATAAAAGAATTACGCCAGGCGGCAGAAAACATTAAAGAAGGAAATCTCAACTTTGAAGTAATGGCCTGCAAAGACCAGGAATTGAATGACTTATGCAATTCCTTCGATGAAATAAGAAAACAGTTAAAGGCAAATGCAGAAAAAGAGTTGCGAAGTAAAGAAGAAAGAAATATGCTGATGGCAAATCTTTCTCATGATATGAGAACCCCCATAACTACCATAAAAGGTTATCTGGAGGGAATTAAAGATGGTGTGGCTAATTCTCCTGAAAAGTTAGATAAATATTTAGACACCATTTATAGTAAGGCTATTGTATTACAGAAGCTAGTAGATAACATGGCTGAGTATTCAGAGCTGGAATTAGGAAAGATGCAGTATGCATTTGAATTTGTGAACATTACAGAATTATTGAACAGTCTTGGAGAAGATTATAAAACAGAAGTACAGGAACAGGGACTGGAAATGAAAGTCAGTATTTTATCCGAAGAACTGACTGTTGTTGGAGATAAAAGCAAGCTAAAAAGAGTATTTGATAACCTGGTTTCAAATGCCATAAAATATAATAAAGAAGAAGGTACTATTTCTATCAGTATGGAAAAGGAAAGGAATGGTGCACTGATTTGCATAAGTGATACGGGAAAAGGTATTAAAGAGAAAGACATAAATAAAGTATTTGATGGATTTTACAGAGGGGATGCAGCAAGAAGCAATATAAAGGGAAACGGATTAGGGTTAGGAATATCCAAACAGATTATTGAAAGTCATCATGGAAAAATATGGATAAAAAGTGAAGAAAATGTGGGCACGGAAGTGTTCATCTATTTGCCTTTAAGAAGCTACTGA
- a CDS encoding zinc-ribbon domain-containing protein, protein MADKTITCKDCGAEFVFTENEQAFYKEKGFENEPQRCPACRAAKKQQRNNSRNNGKRY, encoded by the coding sequence ATGGCTGACAAAACAATTACATGCAAAGATTGCGGAGCAGAGTTCGTTTTTACTGAAAATGAGCAGGCGTTCTATAAAGAAAAAGGATTTGAAAACGAACCACAAAGATGCCCTGCATGCAGAGCAGCTAAGAAACAGCAAAGAAATAATAGTAGAAATAACGGAAAAAGATACTAA
- a CDS encoding M28 family peptidase: protein MNVKKKIALFLVTAMVLTAGIPAAYATDTVVTTPQVVTSEEGTTSGGAITTEAAIVSESAITSEGAVTSGSAVSENPANTGNDPTEKSGEEQKKLNQLLKAEAEAPKFDNSKDSVMYHHLAELSKNARVASTDQEKTARDYIKGIFEGLGYTTNVQSFNYTRKGVEGNSSNVIAVKPGKSDRQVIVGAHYDSVNASTGASDNASGVSVMLGAAEMLKDIDTDYTIKFIAFGAEEVGLKGSTYYTSQMSKEEISNTVAMINLDTVIFGDKKYVYGNLGEKGWVREQALDISKSLNLGVITQEGLNSDYPKGTTGDWSDHDPFDKLGIPWIYFESTNWDLKDKEGNWSTGEHETELFGEIMHTERDNLTFMDEKIPGRVEDRLYSYTTLLYNLLKEINPPAEVVESAMAVSTNLLSMTQEKTIDVSVDLGYTPDLKNLTWTFGGKPFDQWTVIECKGKDGEGDKKETNDPFITFAEEPKLDGDKVVAKIKFGLPFGTDNLSARPYPRRIYPQLLGIMTLL from the coding sequence TTGAATGTTAAGAAAAAAATAGCATTATTTCTGGTAACTGCTATGGTTTTAACTGCTGGTATTCCTGCAGCATATGCAACGGATACAGTCGTTACTACCCCACAGGTTGTTACAAGTGAAGAGGGGACAACTAGTGGTGGAGCAATTACCACTGAGGCGGCAATTGTCAGTGAAAGTGCAATTACCAGCGAGGGAGCAGTTACCAGCGGAAGTGCTGTAAGTGAAAATCCCGCTAACACAGGCAATGACCCAACAGAAAAAAGTGGAGAAGAGCAAAAGAAGTTAAACCAACTGTTAAAAGCGGAAGCAGAGGCGCCTAAATTTGATAATTCAAAGGATTCTGTAATGTATCATCATTTGGCAGAGTTGTCAAAAAATGCCAGAGTAGCTTCAACAGATCAGGAGAAGACTGCAAGAGATTACATAAAGGGTATTTTTGAAGGTCTGGGTTATACAACAAATGTACAATCATTTAATTACACAAGAAAAGGTGTTGAAGGAAATTCAAGCAATGTTATTGCAGTAAAGCCAGGGAAATCTGATAGGCAGGTTATTGTAGGGGCGCATTATGACTCGGTAAATGCTTCTACAGGAGCCAGCGATAATGCATCGGGAGTTTCTGTAATGCTTGGAGCAGCAGAAATGCTGAAAGATATAGATACAGATTATACTATTAAATTCATTGCTTTTGGGGCAGAAGAAGTGGGCTTAAAAGGATCAACTTACTATACTTCCCAGATGAGTAAAGAAGAAATATCAAACACAGTAGCAATGATTAATTTGGATACAGTGATTTTTGGGGACAAAAAGTATGTTTATGGAAACTTAGGTGAAAAAGGCTGGGTTCGTGAACAAGCTCTGGATATATCAAAAAGTCTAAATTTAGGTGTCATTACCCAGGAAGGATTAAATTCAGATTATCCTAAAGGGACAACCGGTGATTGGAGTGATCATGACCCCTTTGATAAGCTGGGAATTCCCTGGATCTATTTTGAAAGCACAAATTGGGATTTAAAAGATAAAGAAGGTAACTGGTCAACAGGAGAACATGAAACTGAACTGTTTGGAGAAATCATGCATACGGAGCGAGATAATCTCACCTTTATGGATGAAAAAATCCCTGGCAGGGTAGAAGACAGATTATACTCATATACAACATTGCTATACAATTTGTTAAAGGAAATTAATCCACCTGCTGAAGTAGTAGAATCAGCAATGGCAGTAAGTACAAACCTGTTATCAATGACTCAGGAAAAAACCATTGATGTCAGTGTAGATTTAGGCTATACTCCTGACTTAAAAAACCTAACATGGACATTTGGTGGAAAACCTTTTGATCAATGGACGGTTATTGAATGTAAAGGTAAGGACGGTGAAGGCGATAAGAAAGAAACGAATGATCCATTCATTACTTTTGCTGAAGAACCGAAGCTTGATGGCGACAAGGTAGTGGCTAAAATTAAATTCGGGCTGCCATTTGGTACCGACAATTTATCTGCAAGACCCTATCCAAGAAGAATATACCCTCAGCTTTTGGGGATTATGACCTTGCTGTAG